The genomic segment GCGCATCTCGAGCACGCGTACCATGTAGCGGTCGAAGATGTCGCCGTGATCGCCGAGCGGCACGCGGAACTTGAAGCGGTCGTAGATGCCGTAGTGATCGACCTTGCGAATGTCGTAGTTCACACCGGAAGCGCGCAGCATTGGCCCCGTGATGCCCGCATTCACGGCAAGCTCGGGCCGCAGTACGCCAACGCCCTGCGTACGCGCCATCAGGATTTCGTTACCCGTGAGCAGCGCTTCATATTCGTCGACAAACTTCGGCAGGCCTTCGACAACTTTGCGCGCCTGCGCAAGCCACGGTTCCGAGACGTCTACGCGGCAGCCGCCGAAGCGCATGTAGTTGCACATCATGCGCGATCCGGTCAGGCTCTCAAACAAGTCCAGGATCTTCTCGCGCATTTTGAACGCATACATCAGCGGAGTGCCGCTCGCGCCCATTTCCTGGATGAGGAAGCCGATGGCAGACGCATGATTCTGCACGCGGGTCAGCTCCGCGAGAATCACGCGGATGTATTCGGCCCGCTCCGGCACTGCCTGTCCTACCAGCTTCTCGACCGCCAGCGCGTAAGCCCAGTTGTTGGTGAGAGAGCAGAAGTAGTCGAGGCGATCCGTGTAGGGCATCATCGCCAGGTAGCTTGCGGTTTCGGCAATCTGCTCGTGGTTGCGGTGCAGGTAGCCGAATACCGGCTTGAGTTTGATGACCTTTTCGCCGTCGAGCGCCACGTCCATGCGGAACACGCCGTGCGTCGAGGGATGATGCGGGCCCATCGAGACTTCCAGCAGTTCGCCTTCGCCCTCGGGCGCAATCACCGGCGGCCGGTTCCAACTCTCAAGCTGAGGCTGCGAGTCGGGAGAGCCCGCGGGCGCCTTTTCGACTGCAACGCCGGATTTGACCGCCGTCTCGCTCATGCCGTCGCTCCCGCGGTTCCCTGCTCTGCTTCGATCTTCGCCATGTGCTCTTTGTGCCGCTGCAGCACCTTGTCGTGGGCTGTGGGCTCGTATTCGAAGTCGTCGGGCTCCACGTAATCCTTGCGCATGGGGTGGTCCTTGAAGCCGTCCCACATGAGAATGCGGCGCAGGTCGGGATGCCCCTTGAACACGATGCCGTAGAGATCGAAGACTTCGCGCTCCTGGTATTCGCCCGCGCGCCAGACCGGCGTGAAGGATGGCAGTTCCACCTCATCCGTGCGGTTCTTCGTGCGCATGCGGAGCACTACCGGGCCGTACTTCTTTTTCATGGAGAAGAGGTGGTAGACGGCCTCGAGATAACCGGGCTCGACGTGCTTGCGCGTTTCTTCGACGGTCTCGTCGACCATGGTCTGCACGCCGTCGACTTCTTTGGGAACCTGCTTCGTGACCTTAACCTTCTCGACTACTTCTTTGTCGAGCCAGTCGACGCCGGTGACGTTCGATAGGAAATCCAGCGAAAGCTCGGGATCGTCGCGGAGGAATTTGGCTACGGCAAAGGCGTGCTCCGTGTCGAGGAGCAGAGAGTGCTGGGCGCTGGGGCTTCCGTTGGGAAGGATGGTTACGCCCGCGCCGGGAACCGCCGCCTCAATCGCCGCTTTGATTTCTTCTACCGTCTTCAAAAATCAGCTCCTAGCTTCTAGCTCCTAGCCCCGAGCACTACCCGTCCTACTGCCCAATCTCTAATGCCTGCGTCTCATCGAATAATTGGAAAATGCCAGACACTGGAGTTCGCCGGCGGCTCAACGTCGTGCGCGCCTTGCTCCGGTACCGGGAACTCACCCTGCTGCTCCGCGTCGAGATGGCGGGGGCGGTCTTCGCCGGTCAGGCTCTGGGCCTCGATCTTCTTCTGGAGCGTCATGAAGGCGTGAATCAGCGCCTCCGGACGCGGCGGACAGCCCGGAATGTGCACATCCACGGGGATATAGCGGTCGATGCCCTTCAGCACGTTGTAGCCCTGCTTGAACGGGCCGCCGGAGATGGCGCATGCGCCCATTGCGATCACGTAGCGGGGCTCGGCCATCTGGTTATAGAGGCGCACCACCTGCGGAGCCATCTTTTTGGTCACGGTGCCGGACACGATCATCAGGTCGGCCTGCCGCGGCGAGGGGCGGAACACCTCGGCGCCAAAGCGGGCCAGATCGTAGCGGGCCATGGTGGTGGCAATCATCTCGATCGCGCAGCACGCCAGGCCGAACTGCATGGGCCACACCGAGCTTTTACGGCCCCAGTTGTACAGGTCCTGGATGGTCGTGACGAACACGCCCTGCTTGCCGAGTTCGATATTCAGATTTTGGTCAACAGCCATTCAAACTCCGTTTAGCTTCTAGCTTCTAGCTGCTAGCTCCTAGCCTCTAGCTCTCCTCGCGCCCGCGTTCTCTTCCGCACGCACCGCTCGCCGCAAACGTTCACCCACCGCAACCTCAGCTAGAAGCTCGAAGCTAGAGGCCAGAAGCCGTCCGCCTTCGGCTGCCCTTCACGCCCAGGTCAGCACGCCTTTTGCCCACGCCCACGCCAGGCCTTCCACCAGCAGCAGCACAAACACGAGCATCGCCAGGCAAGCGGCCGCCGTGAGTCCCGTAAACGCTACCGCAACGGGCAGCAGGAATACCGCTTCCACGTCGAAAATGAGGAATATGATGGCGTAAAGGTAGTAGGCTGAGCGGAACTGCACCCAGGCATCGCCCTTCGATTCCAGTCCGCACTCGTAGATGGCGTTCTTGATGTGATTCGGTTTAGCCGGTGAAAACACCCGCGCCCAGAGCCATGCCAGCGCCAGCGGAGTAAGCCCGAAAGCCAGCGCCGCAATAAACAGAATCGCAAGAGAAAAATAAGGACTTGATGCCATTTCCCGAGACGGTATCCTCTATTCCAAGATACAAGTTTCAGGTACCGTTTGGCCAAGTGGAAGTGACATAACTCACAGTTCAACGGGCGTTCCGCGCCGTTCATCCCACTCTATGAACCGCTCGCTGTAGAATATCGCCCCACTCAGTGCACTCCGTCGCATTCGGGACGCCCGTTCCTCAGATCGCGGTGTCCCTGCGCACGGACTGCGGTTTTGGATTTTCCCGGACGTCACAGGCTGATGTATTCGGTGTCACTGCGAGAACGGCGCTTTCGGCGTAAATGGGCTGTGACGTGACCGCACGCAGTTCCAACTGCCCAGCGGCGCGGCCCCGCCAGGGCGCAGATTAGCGTCCCTATCTCCCATCCCTCGCGCTCGCAAGACGCGGAAACTCTCAAGTTCTTTACCCGGGTATGGAGATTCTGCATGAGCAAAGCATTGAAGTTGGTAGTCAGCACGCTCGTGCTGGCTTTTGTCGGGTGGTCAGCAACCGCGAACGCGGCCACCGAAGCAGAGAAACTCGCCGCGATCCAGAACGGGCTTGCCCATCTGGCCGCGATCCAACAATCCGATGGATCCTGGGGCTATTTCGGTGTGTACGAGCAAGCCGCCACAGGGGCAGCAGCCTTCTCTTTCTTAAGCCAACAGGCGAACTGGGGCTCCAACGCATCGGCATACCAGACCGTAGTTGACAATGCGATGGCATTCTTACTGGCCAACGCAAGCACAATGCCTGTGAACACGCGCAATGATGGCGTAAACATCTGCCCTGGCGGCGCTGCCACCTGTACCGGCGTTTACTGGTACGGGGCCGGCGAATCGACCTACACAACTGGTTTGATTGCTCCGGCCATCGCGCTTTATGGCGCAGCCAAGGGCGCGAATAACGTAGCAACGACAGCAGGCCCGCTGGCCAACATGACCTGGGCCGACATCGCACAAGGCCTTACAAACGAGTTTTCCGCGAGTCAAAGCTCCGCCATCAATGGGAACAGAGATGGGGGGTGGCGCTACTACATCCCCGGAAACGGCGACTCGGACAGTTCGACAACGCAGTGGGCGGTACTTACGCTCCTCTACGATCAGACCCTCGGCGCGGTAACGCCGCAGACGGTCGTCGATCACCTGAAGAACTGGCTTGTCGTATCCCAGGTGGCTGGATACGGCGGAGCTGGATGCTATCAGCCCGATTATCCGATTTGCGAAGAGAGCGACACCGGGAGCCTGCTGATTGGGCTGAAATTCACCGGCGCCGACATCAACAACGCGCAGGTTCAGGCGGCGCTTGCCTGGCTGAACTCAGACTGGACCTCGACGGCCAACAGCACCTGGTATGGGAACTTCGGTCACCCATACGCCATGTGGGCGGTCTACAAAGGGCTCGAGACAAACATCGGTCTGAACGACACCACGCATCTCCTTAGCCGCTACACCGATTGCGGCGTGGGGCGCAGTGCGCCTCCCGGCGACGGCGTGTGCACCTGGTGGCAGGACTACAACGAGTATCTTGTGACCACGCAGAATCCCGGCGGCGACTGGTCGGGGTATTCGGAGTGGGTAGATCCGCTCTCGACGGCATTCTTCGTCAACATCCTCGGCGCTACACAGCTTCCGCAGATCACTGCGCCCTGCCTGGTAATCAACGCCATCCAGGGAACGGCGATTACCCCGGCTACGATGCAGGCGACCGGCGGAGCCGGCGGCCCCTACACGTACACGGCCACCGGACTGCCGGCGGGACTCACCATGTCGACCGGCGGGACAATTAGCGGAACGCCGACCGTGAACGGAACCTTCCCTTACACCGTCACTATTACTGACAAGGCTGGGAACACGGGCACGGTCACCTGCTCCATCCTTGTTTACGCTCCGATCAGCGCACCGTGCACATTGATCAATGCCAAGCAGGGCACCGCGATCACGCCCGTAACCGTGGTGGCGACCGGTGGCGCCGGAGGCTACACCTTTACGGCTGCTGGTTTGCCGAATGGCATCTCGATCTCGTCCTCCGGGACGATCTCCGGAACGCCGACAGTCAGCGGAACTTTCCCCTACACCATCACAATCACCGATTCGGCAGGCAACCAGGGCATCGTCACTTGCTCCATCACCGTTGCGCCAGCCGTCTACAAGTGCCCGCTGTCGCATGGGTATTGGAAGAACCATTCCAAGTGGCCAGTCTCTTCGTTGACTCTTGGAAACCAGACCTACACGCAGCCGCAACTGGTTGCGCTGCTGCGCACACCGGTTGCCGGCGACGCGAGCCTGATCCTGGCGTATCAGCTCATCGCTGCCAAACTGAACATCGCCAATGGCTCGGATCCCACGCAAGCCCTGGCGACGATCGTCAACGCGGATGCGCTCCTCAGCGGATTCACCGGGAACCTTCCGTACCACGTGAAACCGTCAAGCACGGCGGGCGCCGCGATGACCTCCGATGCGGCTCTGCTGGATGCGTATAACAACGCCATGCTCACACCCGGCTGCGTTCAATAGGCACCGGATGGCTTGAACGGCCGGCCAACATAGACCTGTCCCAGGTCCCAGTCAATGGGACCTGGGATGGATCCGGACACGGCTCCAGAGACTCGGTGCACTTCTCGTGAAATTGGGCTTCTCTTCCAGCAGTCGTCGCGCATCTGGAACTTCTACCAGTAGCGATGTCATGCCTGCGCCAAATAGGTTCACGCTACACCCCCCAATCGGCCCCGGGCTCAGGCGGATATCAATTCCACGGAGAGAATCGAACCCATGCACGTTAACGGCCGTGCTTGCACAGCCTTGCTGTTTCTTTCCCTGACTCTTCTTTTACCCGGATCAGCCCAGCAGAAAGGGCAATATCTGCCCGGACAGTTTGGCCTGAATGCGGGCGTGATGCCCGAGCCGGGCGTCAGCTACGCGAACATCAGCGTCAACTACTTCGCCGAGCAGCTCAAAGACGCAAACGGAGACGTCACGGCCTCCACTGGCTCTTACAACTTGTGGGCGGTCGAGAACCTGTTCTTCTACAAACCGGATAAGAAGCTGCTGGGCGGCAACTGGGTTCTGCTCGCGATCGCCCCAACGGCCGCCAATGGCTCGGTGACGGAGGAGAACCTGGGCCTGCAGGCAGGTGGTTTCGGAATCGCCGACATCTTTATTCAACCGCTCACCCTCAGTTGGAAGCTGCCGCGCGCGGACGTCTGGGTGGGCGACGGCTTTGTTGCCCCGACCGGCCGGTACAGCCCCGGCGCAAGTGACAACATCGGCTCGGGCTACTGGGGGAACCAGGTGCTGTCGGGCACTACGGCGTATTTGACGAAGAACAAGGGGACCTCCGCAAGCCTCTTCACCGATTGGGAAGTGCACGGATCGAAGGTGACTTCAGACCGCTTCCAAGAGACGCCGGGACAGACCTTCACGATGGAGTGGGGGTTGGGGCAGGTGCTCCCGCTGGACAAGCAGCTTAAAAAGCTCATGCAGGTGGGCATGGTGGGTTACGACCAGTGGCAGACTTCGAGCAACTCCGGAGTGCTGGCGAGCGGCGTGCCGGCGCGCACGGTGCCTTACTACTCGGCGCACGCGCTGGGACTTCAGGCGAACTTCATCGTGCCAGCCAAAAACGTGATCTTCTACTTCAAATTCGAACCCGAGTACCGCGCATTAGCCCGTGTGGAAGGCCGCACCTTCGCCTTCGGCGGCAGTTACACGTTCCGCATCCCCAAGCCGGAAATGAGCCTGCATTCCACGGCCGGTTCCGGCGCTTCGTCCGCCAACCAATGAAGAAAGGTTCGAGGAGTACGCGTCATGGTTAGTGATCATTTTTTCAGTACCTGTTCCAGATCTTCGCTACCTTGCAAAAACCCACGCGGGCTGTTCCGTCTGGCTGTCGTGGCCTTTGGGTTCCTGGTTTGCCAGATAGCGTTGAGCGCGCAGGACAAGCGGCCCAACATCCTGCTGGTCGTCGCCGACGATATGGGCTGGTCGGATGCCGGCGCATATGGTGGCGAGATCTTTACCCCGAACATCAATCGGCTGGCAAGCCGCGGGTATCAGTTCCTCAACTTCCACGTGGGCTCAATGTGCGCACCGACGCGCAGCATGCTGATGACTGGCGTGGACAATCACGTGGTCGGCCTCGGCAACATGGTCGAGCTACTCGCAGATAATCAGCGCGGCAAGCCCGGCTATGAAGGAAAGCTGAACGGCCGCGCGGTCACTATGGCCTCATTGCTGCAGAAGGCCGGCTACCACACCTATATGGCGGGCAAGTGGCACCTGGGATACACGCCGGAAACGCTGCCCGCTTCGCAGGGTTTCGAGCAGTCGTTCGTGCTTGCCGAGGGGGGCGCGGACAACTACGAGAAGAAGTCCTATAGCCCGAATTACACGACGCCTCCGCATTTCTTCGATGGGCTGAAAGAAGCGGAGCTGCCGCCTGACTTCTACTCCAGCCGCTCATACACCGACAAGATGCTGGGCTGGATCGACGACGGCTCGTCTGACGGCAAGCCGTTCTTCGCTTATCTCGCGTTTCAGGCGGTGCACATGCCGCTCCAGGTTCCAGCGGAGTACACCGACCGCTATCTCGCGACTTACCAGGCAGGCTGGTCAAAGCTCAGGAGCATACGCTACCAACGGCAGGTTGATATGGGCATTTCACCGGCCGGCCTGACTCTGGTGACACCCAAGATCATTCCCGACTGGAATTCGATGCCGGAAGACGAACGGCGCATGGACGCCAAGCGCATGGCCGTCTATGCGGGAATGCTCGAATACATGGACATGAGCATTGGGCGTGTGCTCGACCATTTGAAGCAGAAGGGCGTACTCGACAACACCATCGTGATCTTTATGAGCGACAACGGCGGGGAGGCCCATGAACTCATGGACCACTACCCGGATTACTACGCCAAGAACTTCAATATGACCTATGAGCACATGGGCCAGAAGACCAGTTTTGTTGAATACGGGCCAGCGTGGGCCATGGTTTCGATGACGCCGTTTTCGAATTTCAAATCGTCGGCGGGAGAAGGCGGGGTGCGCGCGCCGTTGCTCATCTCTTATCCCAAGTCCATTCCGGCGGGACAGAGAACGGATGCGTTTGCGAGCGTGGTGGACGTTGTGCCCACGTTGCTGGAATTCGCCGGAGTGCAGCCGTCTTCTAACTCCGCGCCGCTTTCCGGCAGAAGCATGGCTGGGCTGCTCACGGGCACGTCCCAACAGGTGTATCCGAGCGACGTATCGATCTCGCAGGAGCTGTCGGGTGGGGCCGCCGTCTACCAGGGCGGCTATAAACTGGCGCGCAACATTCCGCCGTATGGCGATCGCAAGTGGCACCTCTACAACCTGCAGACCGATCCGATGGAGCTGAAGGACATTGCGGCGGACGAGCCGGATCGCGTCAAGTCGATGTCGGATGCGTACGCTGACTACGTTTCCAAGAATGGCGTGGTTGAGGTGCCGGACGATTACGACATCGCCGTCCAGGCCACGAAGAACGCGCAAGCCAAGCATTCAGCATCGCCGCACTAGGCCTCATTGGCCGCGGTGGATTGTGGGGAGTTCAGGTTCTGAAATGAACCGTGCAGACGGATCAGGGCTCCCGGCGCAATCGCTGGCACGATTGCCAGTTGACGGCTGCGGGAGGTCACGCGACGGTGTTAGGGGACCAAGCAGCATGATTCAGGGCCGGTACAGGCAAAAAGGGGTGCGTCTCGTCTGGCCACTTGCACACACCGCTCACACGCCTGGACGACGCAAAGGAGAACAGATGCGAAATAGGAACACCTTACTCCGTAGTTTTCTGATGAGTTCCCTTCTCCTTTTGTTGATGGGGATGGGCGCAACCGCTCAGAACAAGGAACGCATGACGATCCAGGCGACGGCCTCGGGGACGAGCACGCAACTGGGCAAGATGGTCGACGTAACCATCTACATTGAGCAGTTTTCTACTCCCGACGATAAGCAGACGTTGATCGACGCGTTCAAAAAGTCAGGCCAGGACGGTCTAGTAAAAGCTCTCGAGGACATGAAGCCCAAGGGCCGTATCAGATTCTCCAGCGGGGGCGTCGGTAACGACGTCAAGTTCATCATCGAGTTGCCGTCCGATAAAGGACGTCGATTCCGGCTGGTGACTGACCGCAACCTCGCGTTCGCAGAAATCTATCAGAGTACCCGTTCGGAGAATTACAACGTCGGCGCCATGGAGTTGACCCTTACGCCCGACGGCAAGGGCTCTGGCAGGGTGCTGCCGGCATGCAGTTTGACGGTGAACAAGAAGAAGCAGCAGGTCGAGATAGAGACCTTTCAGAATCCCTGGAATCTGAGCAATTTCAGGGTCTCGAATGATTGAGGGCGTTGCGGTGCCTTCATGCGCGAGCCATCAAACCGCTTGCCGCCTGACTTGGCGCGCTTACTCGGTCGGTTCGAATCCGGGCAGGATGCGCGACTCCGATCCGAACTTGTGGTATCCGCCAAAGCTCATGTCGTTAATCATGGTTTCGAAGTAGCCGTACTGGCTGAAGACCATGCCCCACTCGTGCATCCGGCGCAGCGAGCGGCCGCGCGATATGTCGACGCTGCGCTGTGGACATATATAGGTGTTGCCGCCCAGCACCTGCGGGCCATATTCGACCATGATCTGCGAACGGATGATGGGCACGTCGGGGTCCCGTTCTTCATCGAGATCGCCATTGATCGTGATGCGCAGGATGGAGCCGGTCTCGGGGTCGACCGAGAATTCGCCGTAGGTGTCAGCCTTGTTGCGATAGAGGATCGTACCGCCCGCCTGGGGAAGGCAGCAGAAGGTGAGTTCGGGAGCAACATTCGCGGTGATGGCGCGGTACGAGAACACCGCGACCTCGCCGTGCTGGCCGTGCTCCCACCGCTTCCACTGGATAGTGCTTGGAGTAGTGGCAGCGGCCTTGAGGACGAAGCTGAGGATCGGGCCAAAGGTGCCCCAGGTCTGAAGATCGCGTACCCGCGAGCCGCGATTGACCTGACGCTTGTTGAGCTTCTGCTTTTTGTCGACCTCCTCGTTCCCGTTTCGATAAAGGACTGTGGCGTGCTCTCCGCTGGCGAAGTGGAGAGTCGGATCCTGGTGTGGCAACTTCCAGCTCTCGTTGTCGCGCTCCTCGGGCTCTTCAAAGCGGACCGTGTTGCGCAGCGCGTAGAAGTCGGGCAGCTTGGGAATTACATTGACCAGGTAGTCGATGGTTCGCGCGAGGATAGCGCGCTGCTCCGACAGTGGTGGCACCGGTCGATTCGCGATTTCATCGGCAGGCGGCGGAAGCGCTAGCGACAGGTCGGCAGCCGCCGTGAGCGCCTGGCGTTCTTTTTCGCTATGGATCGCCTTCAACAGCACATCGAGCCGAGGCGTGCTCAGGCGTTCTACGAGTTCGAGATTCTGCAGCTTGTGCAGCAGACCCGAATGCGCATGCACCAGCTCTTCAACCTGCGCGACCGTGACCTTCTCGACGCCCGGCCGAGGATTGTCGAAATAGACGGGCTGGTTGTAATAGCCAAGAGGAGCGCGGATGGTGAGGCCATCTCCGGCGATCTCGACTCGCAGGCTGTGGTACTCGTCCATGGTTGAGGTGCGCGGCGGATTGAAGGTGAGGGTGTAGAAGCTTCGCTCTTTTTCTACGCAGGCCTCGATATCGCGGGCCAGATCGCCTGATGAATCGAGCTCCAGGCCTCCGGTTTGCTTCACGATCGCCTGCAAAGCCATTTTGGCCGGCTGCATATCCTTTTGCGATCGCGGCGCTTCGACGTCGGGGCGACTGAGCGCGTCGAGCCCTACGTTGATGCTATCCACGGTTATGCGCGCTTCGCGCAGGCGGGTGGAGAGTTCCACGAAGTCGTAGAAGCTGTTATAGCCTCCATTCACCGGCCAACCGGGGCCGATCCAGACCATGATTTTGCGGCCCGGGATCTCTCGCTGGTGGATGGCAACGGAGCCCAGGGTACGCACGGAGAGCTGATTCTGCGGCATTCCCGAGATCCATCCGCCGTCGAAGGGGTTGAGAGGATCGGCAGCCCACATGGCGAACTGAGGTCTCTTCTGTTCCAGTTCGTTTGCCAGAAGGTTCCCGTTCACCGTGGACCTCAAGGAGGAGAACAACCCGTCTCGCGTAAGCCGGTAGAGAAAGCATTCGGAATCGAGGAAGCCATTGTTGCGGTGGAGGAAATCCTCGATGGCACTCGCAGCGTCCGTAACCTGCTGGGGCGAGAGATTAATGGCATCGAGAACCAAAATCAGCTCGGGCGGCGGTTCGGACTGCGCCGTAGAACTGTGCAGCGTGCGGATCTTCACCGGCCTGTCGTTGTCGAACAGCGTGAAATCAAGTGGCGAGAGGGTCGAAACAGGTTTCCCCGCCTTGTCGGACGCAACAACATCAATGCTGAACAGCCCATCCCGCACCACCGGATTCGACGGGCCCAGCGGCGTCGGCGTCTTCTGCGCGGCCGTCGGATCGTACAAGGGCGGAGTTTGCGCGGCTGCCGCGCACGTGGCGACGAAGATGATGACCGCGATAAAAGTCGTGCGCTGCGGGTTCAGTCGATTCACCTATTACCTTGGTCCGGGAGACTCGTGGCGAGGTTAGCACGGAGTGCGTCCGGGGCTCTGTGACACAGGGCTAGGGCACGTCTCGTTTTTCGCTGCCACCCGCATGAGGGGCGTGCTAGGATAGCGACACTTTATCTCCTCCAGCCTTCTCCCCCTGTCATTGGGCCTTTGTCGGCATTGTCCATTTCTATTGCACGAGGGGAATACGTGAGGATCGACAGGTTCTTCTATAGCGGGTCTGCGGCTGTCTTTCTCCTGTTGTTGCTGGCCGGCTTCCATCCGTTCTTCCTGCACCGTACCCATTTCGATGGCAGTGCGATTGATCCTTCAATCTTCTGGATTGTGGCGGTCCACGGCATCGCGATCACAGCCTGGTTCGTGCTGTTCCTGGCGCAGTCGTTGCTGATCGCGGTTCGGAATCGCAAGTT from the Occallatibacter riparius genome contains:
- a CDS encoding NADH-quinone oxidoreductase subunit A; the encoded protein is MASSPYFSLAILFIAALAFGLTPLALAWLWARVFSPAKPNHIKNAIYECGLESKGDAWVQFRSAYYLYAIIFLIFDVEAVFLLPVAVAFTGLTAAACLAMLVFVLLLVEGLAWAWAKGVLTWA
- a CDS encoding SphA family protein, which produces MHVNGRACTALLFLSLTLLLPGSAQQKGQYLPGQFGLNAGVMPEPGVSYANISVNYFAEQLKDANGDVTASTGSYNLWAVENLFFYKPDKKLLGGNWVLLAIAPTAANGSVTEENLGLQAGGFGIADIFIQPLTLSWKLPRADVWVGDGFVAPTGRYSPGASDNIGSGYWGNQVLSGTTAYLTKNKGTSASLFTDWEVHGSKVTSDRFQETPGQTFTMEWGLGQVLPLDKQLKKLMQVGMVGYDQWQTSSNSGVLASGVPARTVPYYSAHALGLQANFIVPAKNVIFYFKFEPEYRALARVEGRTFAFGGSYTFRIPKPEMSLHSTAGSGASSANQ
- a CDS encoding VWA domain-containing protein codes for the protein MNRLNPQRTTFIAVIIFVATCAAAAQTPPLYDPTAAQKTPTPLGPSNPVVRDGLFSIDVVASDKAGKPVSTLSPLDFTLFDNDRPVKIRTLHSSTAQSEPPPELILVLDAINLSPQQVTDAASAIEDFLHRNNGFLDSECFLYRLTRDGLFSSLRSTVNGNLLANELEQKRPQFAMWAADPLNPFDGGWISGMPQNQLSVRTLGSVAIHQREIPGRKIMVWIGPGWPVNGGYNSFYDFVELSTRLREARITVDSINVGLDALSRPDVEAPRSQKDMQPAKMALQAIVKQTGGLELDSSGDLARDIEACVEKERSFYTLTFNPPRTSTMDEYHSLRVEIAGDGLTIRAPLGYYNQPVYFDNPRPGVEKVTVAQVEELVHAHSGLLHKLQNLELVERLSTPRLDVLLKAIHSEKERQALTAAADLSLALPPPADEIANRPVPPLSEQRAILARTIDYLVNVIPKLPDFYALRNTVRFEEPEERDNESWKLPHQDPTLHFASGEHATVLYRNGNEEVDKKQKLNKRQVNRGSRVRDLQTWGTFGPILSFVLKAAATTPSTIQWKRWEHGQHGEVAVFSYRAITANVAPELTFCCLPQAGGTILYRNKADTYGEFSVDPETGSILRITINGDLDEERDPDVPIIRSQIMVEYGPQVLGGNTYICPQRSVDISRGRSLRRMHEWGMVFSQYGYFETMINDMSFGGYHKFGSESRILPGFEPTE
- a CDS encoding putative Ig domain-containing protein, which produces MSKALKLVVSTLVLAFVGWSATANAATEAEKLAAIQNGLAHLAAIQQSDGSWGYFGVYEQAATGAAAFSFLSQQANWGSNASAYQTVVDNAMAFLLANASTMPVNTRNDGVNICPGGAATCTGVYWYGAGESTYTTGLIAPAIALYGAAKGANNVATTAGPLANMTWADIAQGLTNEFSASQSSAINGNRDGGWRYYIPGNGDSDSSTTQWAVLTLLYDQTLGAVTPQTVVDHLKNWLVVSQVAGYGGAGCYQPDYPICEESDTGSLLIGLKFTGADINNAQVQAALAWLNSDWTSTANSTWYGNFGHPYAMWAVYKGLETNIGLNDTTHLLSRYTDCGVGRSAPPGDGVCTWWQDYNEYLVTTQNPGGDWSGYSEWVDPLSTAFFVNILGATQLPQITAPCLVINAIQGTAITPATMQATGGAGGPYTYTATGLPAGLTMSTGGTISGTPTVNGTFPYTVTITDKAGNTGTVTCSILVYAPISAPCTLINAKQGTAITPVTVVATGGAGGYTFTAAGLPNGISISSSGTISGTPTVSGTFPYTITITDSAGNQGIVTCSITVAPAVYKCPLSHGYWKNHSKWPVSSLTLGNQTYTQPQLVALLRTPVAGDASLILAYQLIAAKLNIANGSDPTQALATIVNADALLSGFTGNLPYHVKPSSTAGAAMTSDAALLDAYNNAMLTPGCVQ
- a CDS encoding NADH-quinone oxidoreductase subunit D, which produces MSETAVKSGVAVEKAPAGSPDSQPQLESWNRPPVIAPEGEGELLEVSMGPHHPSTHGVFRMDVALDGEKVIKLKPVFGYLHRNHEQIAETASYLAMMPYTDRLDYFCSLTNNWAYALAVEKLVGQAVPERAEYIRVILAELTRVQNHASAIGFLIQEMGASGTPLMYAFKMREKILDLFESLTGSRMMCNYMRFGGCRVDVSEPWLAQARKVVEGLPKFVDEYEALLTGNEILMARTQGVGVLRPELAVNAGITGPMLRASGVNYDIRKVDHYGIYDRFKFRVPLGDHGDIFDRYMVRVLEMRESIGILEQALKEVPGGPVMDPKAKIRGFKPKPGEAYGRIEAPKGELGFYLISTGNPEPYRYRVRPPSLINLTVLEDMCLGHNVADVVLIFGSVDIVLGEVDR
- a CDS encoding arylsulfatase; protein product: MAFGFLVCQIALSAQDKRPNILLVVADDMGWSDAGAYGGEIFTPNINRLASRGYQFLNFHVGSMCAPTRSMLMTGVDNHVVGLGNMVELLADNQRGKPGYEGKLNGRAVTMASLLQKAGYHTYMAGKWHLGYTPETLPASQGFEQSFVLAEGGADNYEKKSYSPNYTTPPHFFDGLKEAELPPDFYSSRSYTDKMLGWIDDGSSDGKPFFAYLAFQAVHMPLQVPAEYTDRYLATYQAGWSKLRSIRYQRQVDMGISPAGLTLVTPKIIPDWNSMPEDERRMDAKRMAVYAGMLEYMDMSIGRVLDHLKQKGVLDNTIVIFMSDNGGEAHELMDHYPDYYAKNFNMTYEHMGQKTSFVEYGPAWAMVSMTPFSNFKSSAGEGGVRAPLLISYPKSIPAGQRTDAFASVVDVVPTLLEFAGVQPSSNSAPLSGRSMAGLLTGTSQQVYPSDVSISQELSGGAAVYQGGYKLARNIPPYGDRKWHLYNLQTDPMELKDIAADEPDRVKSMSDAYADYVSKNGVVEVPDDYDIAVQATKNAQAKHSASPH
- a CDS encoding NADH-quinone oxidoreductase subunit C, with protein sequence MKTVEEIKAAIEAAVPGAGVTILPNGSPSAQHSLLLDTEHAFAVAKFLRDDPELSLDFLSNVTGVDWLDKEVVEKVKVTKQVPKEVDGVQTMVDETVEETRKHVEPGYLEAVYHLFSMKKKYGPVVLRMRTKNRTDEVELPSFTPVWRAGEYQEREVFDLYGIVFKGHPDLRRILMWDGFKDHPMRKDYVEPDDFEYEPTAHDKVLQRHKEHMAKIEAEQGTAGATA
- a CDS encoding NADH-quinone oxidoreductase subunit B; the encoded protein is MAVDQNLNIELGKQGVFVTTIQDLYNWGRKSSVWPMQFGLACCAIEMIATTMARYDLARFGAEVFRPSPRQADLMIVSGTVTKKMAPQVVRLYNQMAEPRYVIAMGACAISGGPFKQGYNVLKGIDRYIPVDVHIPGCPPRPEALIHAFMTLQKKIEAQSLTGEDRPRHLDAEQQGEFPVPEQGAHDVEPPANSSVWHFPIIR